The Tripterygium wilfordii isolate XIE 37 chromosome 5, ASM1340144v1, whole genome shotgun sequence genome window below encodes:
- the LOC119998873 gene encoding DNA polymerase delta small subunit-like: MEIDSEKNLQRKQSVYNDLDEKFKIHNETYKGQQYSQIYFARLHMMRTLLYSLVPNWKPHLPVCTVLGLEEGKECIIVGTLYKHMKLKPCILDEYSKERSGTPLVKHHNFMHPDDHLILEDESGRVKLGGTMLSPSAYVTGIVVALHGKDSGAGDFTVQDVLEAGLPPQIEFPLKSKEDKFVVLFSGLSVGSSRSDPLEFQLLVDHITGHLGDEKEQGTAAQIVHAVIAGSSLEIPGGLINGQNLTPKDQSRMSEPIKELDILLAQIAVGVPLDIMPGPKDPANFSLPQQPFNRYIFPGAAAYNTFRACTNPHCFELDNIRFLGTSGQNVDDLEKYSEAKDKLEFMERTLRWRHLAPTAPNTLGCYPFTDRDPFLIESCPHVYFVGNQDKFATSLLKGSEGQLVRLICIPKFCETGVAVVLNLKTLECHTLSFGTQFSS, from the exons ATGGAAATCGATTCAGAGAAGAATCTCCAAAGAAAACAATCCGTCTACAATGACCTG GATGAGAAGTTTAAGATTCATAATGAGACGTATAAGGGCCAGCAATACAGCCAGATATACTTTGCTCGCCTCCACATGATGCGGACTCTGCTGTATTCTCTTGTTCCGAACTGGAAACCCCATTTACCCG TTTGTACCGTTTTGGGGCTGGAGGAAGGCAAGGAATGCATAATTGTTGGAACATTATACAAGCACATGAAACTCAAACCTTGCATTCTTGATGAGTACTCAAAGGAG AGATCTGGAACCCCACTTGTTAAGCATCACAATTTTATGCACCCAGATGATCATTTGATTCTGGAAGATGAGAGTGGAAGGGTTAAGCTTGGTGGTACTATGCTTTCACCTTCTGCATATGTCACAG GCATTGTTGTCGCCTTGCATGGAAAGGATTCTGGTGCTGGTGACTTCACTGTTCAAGATGTCCTAGAAGCTGGCCTTCCACCCCAGATAGAGTTCCCGCTTAAATCAA AGGAGGACAAATTTGTCGTTCTTTTTTCGGGGTTGAGCGTTGGAAGCAGCAGATCTGACCCTCTTGAATTTCAGCTACTTGTTGATCATATAACTGGACATCTAGGGGATGAAAAG GAACAAGGCACTGCAGCACAAATAGTTCATGCCGTAATTGCTGGGAGCTCTTTGGAAATTCCTGGTGGGCTTATTAATGGACAG AATTTGACTCCAAAAGATCAGTCCAGGATGTCTGAGCCTATTAAAGAGCTAGATATCTTGTTGGCACAG ATTGCTGTTGGTGTGCCTTTGGATATTATGCCAGGACCCAAAGACCCAGCAAACTTCTCCTTGCCTCAGCAG CCTTTCAATAGATACATCTTTCCTGGCGCGGCAGCTTATAACACCTTTAGGGCTTGTACTAATCCTCATTGCTTTGAGCTTGATAATATAAG attTCTTGGAACATCAGGCCAAAATGTTGACGATCTTGAGAAGTATTCAGAAGCAAAGGATAAGCTTGAATTTATGGAAAGGACTCTTAGGTGGAGGCATCTAGCACCAACAGCGCCTAATACACTGG GATGCTATCCTTTTACTGATAGGGATCCTTTCCTGATTGAGAGCTGTCCTCATGTCTACTTTGTTGGTAATCAGGATAAATTTGCTACAAGCTTATTGAAGG GATCAGAAGGGCAGTTGGTGAGACTCATCTGCATTCCTAAATTCTGTGAGACTGGAGTTGCCGTTGTG CTTAACCTTAAAACCCTCGAATGCCACACACTTAGTTTCGGGACTCAATTCAGCTCATAG